A stretch of Oncorhynchus gorbuscha isolate QuinsamMale2020 ecotype Even-year linkage group LG24, OgorEven_v1.0, whole genome shotgun sequence DNA encodes these proteins:
- the LOC124013329 gene encoding 5-hydroxytryptamine receptor 4-like produces the protein MDNTSLGWPEDLDGDANLSSLHGNLKNFCATSSRHQASRVILYAFFTAGILCTVVGNFLVVLAIAYYKQLQSPTNSFVMSLAVADCLVGLVVMPYSMVRTVEGCWLFGALFCRVHSSLDVMLCTASIFHLSCIAFDRYYAVCNPLVYHLKMSQGRVAFLIVVCWAVPLLISFGPIMLGLHKAGVNMVPMPPEDACVFLVNRVYAVMASLVAFYLPMGVMLAAYWKIYKAAKRQAMQISAMESQFSAGVGKDSSKKQRHRNAMRRERKAAKTLGIIMGVFLLFWLPFFTVNIVDPFIDYSTAVEVWEFFLWLGYVNSSLNPFLYGFFNRSFRRAFMMIMGCRICLSSSSPGMDLSKESNERKVNQ, from the coding sequence ATGGATAATACCAGTTTGGGATGGCCCGAGGATCTGGATGGTGATGCCAACCTTTCTTCTCTCCATGGCAACCTGAAGAACTTCTGTGCTACGTCGTCGAGGCACCAGGCATCCCGGGTAATCCTGTATGCCTTCTTTACGGCAGGCATCTTGTGCACGGTGGTGGGCAACTTCCTGGTGGTCTTGGCCATCGCTTACTACAAGCAGCTGCAGTCGCCCACCAACTCGTTCGTCATGTCCTTGGCGGTGGCCGACTGCCTGGTGGGGTTGGTGGTCATGCCCTACAGCATGGTGCGTACCGTGGAGGGCTGCTGGCTCTTCGGCGCCCTCTTCTGCCGGGTCCACTCCAGCCTGGACGTCATGCTGTGCACCGCATCCATCTTCCACCTCAGCTGCATTGCCTTCGACCGCTACTATGCCGTGTGTAACCCCTTGGTCTACCACCTGAAAATGTCCCAGGGCCGGGTAGCCTTCCTGATCGTGGTCTGTTGGGCCGTCCCGTTACTCATCTCCTTCGGTCCCATCATGCTGGGCCTCCACAAGGCCGGGGTGAACATGGTGCCCATGCCGCCCGAGGACGCCTGCGTCTTCCTGGTCAACCGCGTCTACGCCGTCATGGCCTCCCTGGTGGCCTTCTACTTGCCCATGGGTGTCATGCTGGCGGCCTACTGGAAGATCTACAAGGCGGCCAAGCGGCAGGCCATGCAGATCAGCGCCATGGAGAGCCAGTTTTCGGCCGGGGTGGGCAAGGACTCCAGCAAGAAGCAGAGGCACCGCAACGccatgaggagggagaggaaggcagcTAAGACCCTAGGGATCATCATGGGGGTCTTTCTACTCTTCTGGCTTCCCTTCTTCACCGTCAACATCGTGGATCCCTTCATCGACTACAGCACAGCGGTGGAGGTGTGGGAGTTTTTCCTGTGGCTGGGGTACGTTAACTCGTCGCTTAACCCGTTCTTGTATGGGTTCTTCAATAGATCCTTCCGTAGGGCGTTTATGATGATTATGGGATGTCGGATATGTCTGTCGAGCTCCTCACCGGGTATGGACTTATCAAAAGAGAGCAACGAACGCAAGGTCAACCAATAG